A portion of the Bactrocera neohumeralis isolate Rockhampton chromosome 2, APGP_CSIRO_Bneo_wtdbg2-racon-allhic-juicebox.fasta_v2, whole genome shotgun sequence genome contains these proteins:
- the LOC126751462 gene encoding protein winged eye isoform X4, which yields MATFNGHSTSNATDLLGSSVAVAAATEHFERSTAAATTTFLLPSTATANGAPLHLEPFSLAGGPHFVTTTTSPLSGANAGHHHHPHQQQQHHHHQQTNSTSTSYTFVQIKREPCQVSEVTSANCHQTQQQQHHQQHHVSTSSTGGSGIGIGVGMGVGVASSTSSCSASISAASKTMSSSSTLTTLVKIEASSPKVNEMDKTPTVNTLAAAPTMSNTNNTVPIGIAVARKRPQETAGTLSNAAPIPMQQTLNKDMNCFGIRVADLGGVSTGCSNIYFTGNGDLVTGSATAEELALSAAGVQSVNRAPSTFWQYQNALPIESVISMSPATVGLQYSRDASRSQVVLLPATPAALGISNFPIYTPTDPFQQAAAFVWPSYIPQGTTPASAAAAATLQPPPNFIFPSMSPHSTLQPQSYATSLQLFGSNYLTAAAAAAAAAAATSTLCQHNQQQTNTQQTTSSINLSLAAPGGMPPNGSGSSLIGSINSSNNTSSSSSRFLSLATTGASASNILEAPKPQKTLQSTLTLPQPVPPPSTAALPPPPSLILPPAALKIEEWSATDFMAAAAVAAGKPHHASLGTTPTLNFDGRDKTTTNTTNLLDLHNAAAANAQALNLMRLPTPPTSATMESAAAAASGPQLQPQILFQTTSTPSPALLNLSASLQRGTASNVAGATTTVTPTGIFINGGGTTGPPTAISTTIGPPTPLGDETTAINFKTSPVEAAPPQSVSGIVVGVPRAINNSGPAPQSGPPPQMQDVNIQTDTPVCSDDENSTCPLAIQQQQLHTAQANSMNSPSYNNDGEVHEPLELTKQSCHNAGVHRSDADELPITTTPTTTTTETNNIVCHNTANATANGEAESYEVVTQQPPPSSSAGEIVPMLPGNEPVHYNEHQHQPQQSGPEDLTGLELLSNISTSTLANKGIGVGAGMTMVRVKQEPLDHMDAPVSSMSDELSSSTVVPSLPSQMPQFITQQSDVPQPVSGSCDSCVPREAEMQRQPTPLPLLAHSLPPAPSSNVPTTVVEPLGGLNLLCALAEQRIQEEVQSSGGNLFAESESPPLSRSTSSFGRQETPELQNHSHPSRLEQSSFPSMEGIELPSTSGLGLGIGGSGGVEPPVKRKKHKHSKSSKSSSSSTLAGAGKKSQRCSKKSKKKYAKEKRKHKQQQQQLLASAAAAAAASASASDDVDFEDEQLQQELKGAFNRIDPNFQLRFGQWANAQEIFELMESDMRLRLAEITRQYRKKKRKLDEISKNKKKKKCAKLLAAQQLQQQQSTLSLSSLSTGSVGGGLSCSTSGGTSLPLCDYKFPKFSTNSGVVGATSTPYLNRSSFLRFGEKPPSATPTLPHAQFPPPECDNSEDNNTLSASSSTGPSMPIYKPVRLGPSALAGAVAAASLGVDIRNSGTPQRHAQKHTSADKSTSSAIVCKEPKLMVGVTSTSASAASNRRLKEAHSSSSEEQSPASVSSALIQKLGTNVKQQTSKQQRQEQHLSPVTQTSQSPQSQQQTYRKAIDPRDHQLMLTSDHLYRKETRVLTDMGGLFYAGVMKPLQPPDVYAITLDGERGNKSHIMSREEIFKDTILEVAPKSVESVPVGTRLCAYWSQQYRCLYPGRAIESESSDDGETPNDSVSVEFDDGDSGRIRLQNIRLLLSDYPIVEYNDNPLYSLGKHKKSSSSARTANGSGSSHNSNDAHEHISTFALPDMPAMAPSTCSSEPPTQSAKDISAQRKEKKRIKNLKKKTQAAAALAANASANTNASTVTVNGGLPSVASTVNGTNGVDDAAESNRKHHKHKKRKKHKKHHHRKANGECEAINGANNTFVIKNAGLTTSGSFLTSTPTTYKGKREYAATVGDNHSNNTLMETDVDDIVEEHVVPEVARMAQTQGGAFQAVAGHSKSQTQSASACLPAATAIKMETAPSTAASNAKVKTEHLDMEEESTSNMMSELSDENKCDDEEVEHNNSKGSKIAAFLPERQLWGWQGKAYRKAGIKGRARKQFYKTIKRGKETITVGDCAVFLSTGRPDRPYIGRIESMWETTSSNKVVRVRWFYHPEETTGCPNLKYPGALFESPHEDENDVQTISHRCEVLPFERYFAKFGADSKQYQSIYDNNDTYYLAGYYNPRVQVLNLQEEIPTLKAEQQQPQPQPKQLEQQPLQEQQQQQNDIDIDNINAVVD from the exons ATGGCAACATTCAATGGTCATAGCACTTCCAACGCTACGGATTTGTTGGGATCCTCGGTTGCCGTCGCTGCTGCCACAGAGCATTTTGAACGCAGCACTGCTGCGGCTACTACAACGTTTCTGTTACCCTCCACGGCGACGGCAAATGGAGCGCCGTTGCATTTAGAGCCTTTTAGTCTTGCTGGTGGTCCACATTTTGTCACAACCACTACATCACCATTAAGTGGTGCAAATGCTGGCCATCATCATCAtccacatcaacaacaacagcatcaccACCATCAACAAACCAATTCCACTTCAACCAGTTATACATTCGTACAAATTAAACGCGAACCTTGCCAAGTGTCGGAGGTTACCTCTGCTAATTGCCATCaaacacaacagcaacagcatcaCCAGCAGCATCACGTGTCTACATCATCGACAGGTGGCAGTGGCATTGGTATTGGAGTTGGCATGGGTGTTGGTGTAGCTTCATCAACATCCAGTTGTTCGGCTTCCATATCAGCGGCTTCCAAAACGATGTCATCGTCGTCAACGCTAACAACGCTGGTGAAGATTGAGGCTTCCTCACCGAAGGTGAATGAAATGGATAAAACACCAACTGTGAATACACTTGCCGCAGCGCCAACAATGTCTAACACAA ATAACACGGTGCCTATTGGCATTGCCGTGGCGCGTAAACGACCACAAGAAACGGCGGGCACTCTCTCTAATGCTGCACCGATTCCAATGCAACAAACGCTTAATAAGGATATGAATTGCTTTGGTATACGCGTGGCGGATTTAG GTGGTGTTAGCACTGGCTGCAGCAACATCTATTTTACAGGCAACGGTGACTTAGTGACTGGTTCAGCGACCGCCGAGGAGTTGGCGCTCAGCGCCGCTGGTGTTCAGAGTGTAAATCGTGCACCGTCAACCTTTTGGCAATATCAAA ATGCGCTTCCCATCGAGTCAGTGATTTCCATGTCTCCAGCTACTGTGGGTTTGCAGTATTCGCGCGATGCAAGTCGCAGTCAAGTGGTGCTTTTGCCGGCTACACCAGCCGCCTTAG GCATATCAAATTTTCCAATCTATACACCCACAGATCCGTTCCAACAGGCGGCGGCTTTCGTTTGGCCATCATACATACCGCAGGGTACAACGCCGGCTTCTGCCGCTGCGGCCGCCACCCTACAGCCGCCGCCCAATTTTATATTCCCTTCAATGAGCCCACACTCGACGCTACAGCCGCAGTCTTACGCCACGTCACTCCAACTTTTCGGCTCGAATTACTTAACCGCCGCTGCAGCTGCTGCCGCAGCCGCCGCTGCCACTTCGACACTTTGCCAACACAATCAACAGCAAACTAATACACAACAGACCACAAGTTCAATAAACTTGAGCTTGGCCGCACCGGGCGGTATGCCACCGAATGGCAGCGGCAGCAGTCTCATAGGCAGtattaacagcagcaacaatacaAGTAGTTCAAGTAGCCGCTTTCTGAGTTTGGCAACTACAGGTGCGTCCGCTTCCAATATACTCGAAGCACCGAAACCACAAAAAACACTACAGTCTACATTGACGCTACCGCAACCCGTGCCACCACCGTCCACAGCTGCTTTGCCGCCACCGCCGTCGCTGATCCTACCGCCCGCAGCATTGAAAATCGAAGAATGGAGTGCGACGGATTTTATGGCGGCTGCGGCGGTAGCAGCTGGAAAACCCCATCATGCGAGTTTGGGCACGACGCCGACTTTGAATTTCGATGGTCGCGATAAAACGACTACAAACACAACGAATCTGTTGGATTTACACAATGCCGCAGCAGCTAATGCTCAGGCATTGAATTTAATGCGTTTGCCGACCCCTCCAACGTCGGCGACTATGGAGTCGGCGGCTGCAGCTGCTAGCGGGCCACAGTTGCAACCACAAATACTATTTCAGACCACATCGACACCATCGCCAGCTTTGCTCAATTTGTCGGCATCGTTACAGCGCGGTACAGCTAGTAACGTTGCTGGCGCCACTACAACTGTGACACCCACAGGTATTTTCATAAATGGTGGTGGCACTACGGGACCACCGACCGCAATTTCGACCACTATCGGTCCACCAACGCCATTGGGGGATGAGACGACGgcaatcaattttaaaacaagtcCAGTAGAAGCTGCTCCGCCGCAGTCGGTGAGTGGAATTGTGGTGGGTGTGCCGCGTGCAATAAACAACAGTGGTCCAGCGCCTCAATCAGGTCCACCGCCACAAATGCAAGATGTTAATATACAAACCGATACGCCGGTCTGTAGTGATGACGAGAACTCAACGTGTCCGCTTGCCATACAACAGCAACAGTTGCACACTGCACAGGCGAATTCGATGAATTCGCCGAGTTACAACAATGATGGCGAAGTACACGAGCCTTTGGAGTTGACAAAGCAGAGTTGTCACAATGCTGGAGTGCATCGCTCCGATGCTGATGAACTACCCATAACAACAACGCCAACCACAACCACGACAGAAACAAATAATATTGTGTGCCATAACACAGCCAACGCCACGGCGAATGGGGAAGCTGAAAGTTACGAAGTTGTAACCCAACAACCTCCACCATCGTCTTCAGCTGGTGAAATCGTTCCAATGCTTCCAGGTAATGAACCAGTTCATTACAATGAACATCAACACCAACCGCAGCAATCCGGCCCAGAAGATCTAACCGGTCTGGAGCTGCTATCTAACATCAGCACTAGTACGCTAGCAAATAAAGGTATCGGCGTAGGCGCTGGTATGACAATGGTGCGTGTCAAGCAGGAACCACTCGACCACATGGACGCACCCGTTTCTTCAATGAGCGATGAATTGTCATCATCAACAGTCGTGCCATCCTTACCGTCACAAATGCCACAATTTATCACACAGCAATCGGATGTACCGCAGCCGGTTTCGGGCAGCTGCGACTCCTGTGTGCCCAGAGAGGCTGAAATGCAGAGACAACCAACACCGTTGCCCTTGCTGGCCCATTCGCTCCCACCCGCACCTTCATCGAATGTGCCCACAACGGTAGTAGAGCCCCTGGGTGGTTTGAATTTGCTCTGTGCTCTAGCTGAACAACGCATCCAAGAAGAAGTTCAGAGTAGTGGAGGCAATTTGTTCGCTGAAAGCGAGTCGCCGCCACTATCACGCTCCACTTCATCATTCGGCCGTCAAGAGACGCCCGAATTACAGAACCATTCACATCCGTCGCGTTTGGAACAATCTTCGTTTCCCTCAATGGAAGGTATCGAGCTGCCTTCGACGAGTGGTCTTGGTCTCGGTATTGGTGGCAGCGGTGGCGTAGAACCGCCAGTCAAGCGCAAAAAGCACAAACATTCCAAATCATCAAAATCATCTTCGTCATCAACACTGGCTGGTGCTGGCAAGAAGTCGCAGCGCTGCTCGAAGAAAAGCAAGAAGAAATATGCCAAGGAGAAGCGTaaacacaagcaacaacaacaacaattgttggCATCTGCTGCTGCCGCAGCGGCCGCGTCTGCCTCCGCTTCTGACGATGTCGACTTTGAGGACGAACAATTACAACAAGAATTGAAGGGCGCCTTTAACCGTATCGATCCCAACTTTCAATTGCGTTTCGGTCAGTGGGCCAATGCACAAGAGATATTCGAGTTGATGGAGAGTGATATGCGTTTGCGTTTAGCGGAAATAACGCGTCAGTATCGCaagaaaaagagaaagctcGATGAGATatccaaaaataagaaaaagaaaaaatgtgcaaaattacTTGCCGcgcaacaactgcaacaacaacagtccaCACTTTCACTGTCTTCATTGAGTACTGGCAGTGTTGGTGGTGGTCTCTCCTGCAGTACGTCTGGTGGCACATCTTTACCACTCTGTGATTACAAGTTTCCGAAATTCTCGACTAATAGCGGTGTGGTTGGTGCTACATCGACGCCTTACTTGAATCGTTCCAGTTTTCTACGCTTCGGCGAGAAACCGCCATCCGCCACGCCCACACTTCCACATGCACAATTTCCGCCCCCTGAATGCGACAATTCAGAAGACAACAACACACTTTCGGCCAGCAGCTCCACGGGCCCATCCATGCCCATTTATAAACCAGTGCGATTAGGCCCCAGCGCTTTAGCGGGTGCTGTTGCGGCGGCATCACTTGGCGTTGACATTCGGAATAGTGGCACACCACAGCGTCATGCGCAAAAGCACACATCTGCGGATAAATCCACAAGCTCGGCTATAGTATGCAAAGAACCGAAGTTAATGGTCGGTGTGACGTCAACATCTGCTTCGGCTGCCTCCAATAGACGTTTGAAAGAGGCGCACTCTTCTTCGTCCGAGGAACAGAGTCCGGCTAGCGTATCTTCAGCGCTAATACAAAAACTAGGAACGAACGTTAAGCAACAGACTTCTAAGCAACAACGACAGGAACAGCATCTCTCACCTGTGACTCAAACCTCCCAGTCGCCGCAGtcccaacaacaaacataccGAAAAGCGATAGACCCACGCGATCACCAATTAATGCTGACcagtgatcatttatatagaaAGGAAACGCGTGTGCTGACCGACATGGGTGGTCTCTTTTATGCCGGTGTGATGAAACCACTTCAACCGCCTGACGTGTACGCAATAACATTGGATGGCGAACGCGGTAATAAGTCGCATATAATGTCGCGTGAGGAGATCTTCAAGGATACT ATTCTGGAAGTGGCGCCCAAATCTGTGGAGAGTGTACCTGTTGGCACACGACTTTGTGCCTATTGGAGTCAGCAGTATCGTTGTCTTTATCCCGGTCGTGCTATTGAGTCTGAATCGTCTGATGATGGTGAAACACCCAACGATTCTGTTAGCGTGGAATTTGACGATGGCGACAGTGGGCGCATACGTCTACAGAATATACGCTTACTCCTAAGTGATTATCCCATTGTGG AGTACAACGATAATCCCCTCTACTCTTTAGGCAAGCACAAGAAGTCGAGCTCATCTGCCCGTACCGCCAACGGCTCCGGAAGCAGTCACAATTCCAATGATGCTCACGAACACATTTCTACATTTGCACTCCCCGATATGCCAGCCATGGCGCCGTCGACATGCAGCAGCGAACCGCCAACACAAAGTGCAAAAGACATCAGTGCCCAACGTAAGGAGAAGAAACGCATTAAGAATCTGAAGAAGAAAACACAAGCAGCAGCAGCGCTGGCAGCAAATGCAAGCGCAAATACTAATGCGTCCACGGTGACAGTTAATGGTGGGCTACCGTCAGTCGCGTCCACTGTGAATGGCACAAATGGTGTGGACGATGCCGCCGAGAGTAATCGCAAACACcacaaacataaaaaacgcAAAAAGCACAAGAAACATCATCACCGCAAGGCGAATGGTGAATGTGAAGCGATTAACGGTGCTAATAATACGTTCGTAATCAAAAACGCCGGTTTGACGACTAGTGGCAGCTTCTTGACGTCCACACCGACCACTTACAAAGGTAAACGAGAATACGCTGCAACAGTTGGTGATAATCACAGCAACAATACGCTAATGGAAACTGATGTCGATGACATTGTCGAAGAACACGTCGTGCCAGAAGTGGCGCGAATGGCTCAAACACAGGGTGGCGCCTTCCAAGCAGTGGCCGGTCACAGCAAGTCACAAACGCAAAGCGCATCGGCTTGCCTGCCCGCTGCGACTGCAATTAAGATGGAAACTGCGCCGTCGACGGCGGCGTCAAATGCTAAAGTAAAAACTGAGCATTTGGATATGGAGGAGGAGAGCACCTCAAATATGATGTCCGAGCTATCGGATGAG AACAAATGTGATGATGAGGAGGTGGAGCATAATAATTCGAAGGGCAGCAAAATTGCCGCTTTCCTGCCGGAGCGACAGCTCTGGGGTTGGCAGGGTAAAGCTTATCGTAAAGCTGGTATTAAGGGCAGAGCCCGCAAACAATTCTATAAAACAATCAAAAGGGGAAAAGAAACAATAACT GTTGGGGATTGTGCAGTATTTTTATCAACTGGTAGACCAGATAGGCCATATATTGGACGCATTGAATCCATGTGGGAGACAACGTCCAGCAATAAAGTAGTGCGTGTTCGATGGTTTTATCATCCTGAAGAGACAACGGGCTGTCCGAATCTTAAATATCCG GGCGCTTTATTTGAATCACCACACGAGGACGAAAACGACGTCCAGACAATATCGCATCGCTGTGAAGTACTACCGTTTGAGCGTTATTTCGCTAAATTCGGAGCCGATTCGAAGCAATATCAATCCATTTATGATAATAACGATACATACTACTTAGCGGGCTATTATAATCCGCGAGTCCAGGTGCTCAATCTGCAGGAGGAGATACCAACGCTTAAAGCAGAGCAACAgcagccgcagccgcagccGAAACAGCTTGAGCAGCAGCCATTGCaggaacagcaacaacaacaaaacgatatagatatagataacATAAACGCGGTTGTTGATTAA